From Trichocoleus desertorum ATA4-8-CV12, the proteins below share one genomic window:
- a CDS encoding helix-turn-helix domain-containing protein: MIRLNAQGWTVPAIANIFECHEQTVRATLSRWERNGLERLWEAPEQGAKRRWQEADLQAVEQWIEQAPRTYSSFQLAQKLAEERHFKLSPRRLRHVLQKRAFAGNASKPPTEASKTRSRNG, encoded by the coding sequence ATGATCCGACTCAATGCTCAAGGGTGGACTGTCCCTGCCATTGCCAATATCTTCGAGTGTCACGAGCAGACCGTTCGAGCCACCCTAAGCCGTTGGGAGCGCAATGGCCTCGAACGGTTATGGGAAGCCCCTGAGCAAGGGGCGAAGCGCCGATGGCAAGAAGCGGACCTCCAAGCCGTCGAGCAGTGGATTGAGCAAGCCCCCCGCACTTACAGCAGTTTCCAGTTAGCTCAAAAGTTAGCTGAAGAGCGTCACTTCAAACTGAGTCCAAGACGATTGCGCCATGTACTGCAAAAAAGGGCTTTCGCTGGGAACGCATCCAAGCCTCCCACCGAGGCAAGCAAAACCCGGAGCAGAAACGGCTGA